Proteins encoded in a region of the Marinobacter arenosus genome:
- a CDS encoding ABC transporter permease: MIRSVPRSRWFDGLYLAYLVAFFVYLALPLLVTGVFAFNDAPFPSLPWKGFTLDWYLADGSAGRTGLFHDDGLLAALWTSVRVAFWVTVVSVALGCVNAVLFERLQFRGKEFLYVLMLLPLVIPGVILGVSILVFYSGMANDVSRAWGIELDVFRPGMPLVVMGQVTFITTLSTLVIAARLRKFDPQLEEAALNLGATPLVAWFTVTLPWLLPSVFGAAAMAFLMSFENFNTTVMLTGSDTPLTVALFNRLREGSTPVLNAVALLLMVGSALLAMVVMGRSESRPS, from the coding sequence ATGATTCGATCCGTTCCCCGGTCCCGCTGGTTCGACGGCCTCTACCTGGCCTATCTGGTGGCCTTTTTCGTCTATCTGGCGCTGCCCCTGCTGGTAACGGGGGTCTTTGCCTTCAACGATGCGCCGTTTCCTTCCTTGCCCTGGAAAGGGTTCACCCTGGACTGGTACCTGGCCGATGGTTCGGCCGGCCGCACCGGTCTGTTCCACGACGATGGCCTGTTGGCGGCGCTCTGGACCAGCGTCAGGGTTGCTTTCTGGGTGACCGTCGTCAGCGTGGCGCTGGGGTGTGTGAACGCCGTGCTGTTTGAACGCCTGCAGTTCCGGGGCAAGGAGTTTCTGTACGTGCTGATGCTGCTACCGCTGGTCATTCCCGGCGTCATCCTCGGGGTGTCTATCCTGGTGTTCTACAGCGGCATGGCCAACGACGTTTCCCGAGCCTGGGGTATCGAGCTGGATGTGTTTCGGCCGGGTATGCCGCTGGTCGTCATGGGCCAGGTCACCTTCATCACCACCTTGAGTACCCTGGTGATTGCCGCTCGCTTGCGGAAATTCGACCCTCAACTGGAAGAAGCGGCGCTGAACCTGGGGGCGACGCCGCTCGTGGCCTGGTTTACGGTAACCCTGCCATGGCTGTTGCCATCCGTTTTCGGCGCGGCCGCCATGGCGTTCCTGATGTCCTTCGAGAACTTCAATACCACCGTTATGCTGACCGGTAGCGATACCCCACTGACCGTGGCACTGTTCAACCGGCTGCGAGAAGGTTCCACGCCGGTCCTCAATGCGGTGGCGTTGCTGCTGATGGTCGGTTCAGCCTTGCTGGCGATGGTGGTTATGGGTCGATCGGAGTCCCGACCAAGCTAG